One genomic segment of Arcobacter lacus includes these proteins:
- the argC gene encoding N-acetyl-gamma-glutamyl-phosphate reductase, protein MKYKIFVDGQHGTTGLKIHEMLDGRNEIELLSIKEEEKKDLNKRKELLNSADLVFLCLPDAASIESVSLITNENVKVIDASTAFRTNPSWTYGIPEITPTQREKIKNSKRVCVPGCHASGLIIAMKPLIVNGILANSQKLICHSITGFSGGGKAMIDDYENGKFEDIGGQRPYALTLHHKHLPEMKYVLELDEAPLFTPSVGNFKQGMLVMSYLVKKDFKKIVSREEILDLYKNYYKDELFINIVENNDSYLDAGLLNPMKCNNTNSLEISVYENDTDMVVISRLDNLGKGASGAAVQCMNIMLGLEESKGLEIKKS, encoded by the coding sequence ATGAAATATAAAATATTTGTAGATGGACAACATGGAACAACAGGATTAAAAATCCATGAGATGTTAGATGGACGTAATGAAATAGAACTTTTATCTATAAAAGAAGAAGAAAAAAAAGATTTAAATAAAAGAAAAGAGCTTTTAAATAGTGCTGATTTAGTATTTTTATGTCTTCCTGATGCTGCTTCTATTGAATCAGTTAGTTTAATCACAAATGAAAATGTAAAAGTAATCGATGCAAGTACAGCTTTTAGAACAAATCCTTCTTGGACTTATGGAATTCCTGAAATTACACCAACTCAAAGAGAAAAAATCAAAAACTCAAAACGAGTTTGTGTTCCAGGATGTCATGCAAGTGGATTAATCATTGCTATGAAACCTTTGATTGTAAATGGGATATTAGCAAATTCTCAGAAACTAATTTGCCATTCAATTACTGGATTTAGTGGTGGTGGAAAAGCTATGATTGATGATTATGAAAATGGAAAGTTTGAAGATATTGGAGGTCAAAGACCTTATGCTCTAACACTTCACCATAAACATCTTCCTGAAATGAAATATGTTTTAGAGTTAGATGAAGCTCCACTATTTACGCCAAGTGTTGGAAACTTCAAACAAGGTATGCTTGTTATGAGTTATTTAGTTAAAAAAGATTTCAAAAAAATAGTTTCAAGAGAAGAAATTTTAGATTTATATAAAAACTATTATAAAGATGAACTTTTTATAAATATTGTTGAAAATAATGATTCATATCTTGATGCAGGACTTTTAAATCCTATGAAATGTAACAATACAAATAGTTTAGAGATTTCTGTTTATGAAAATGATACTGATATGGTTGTTATCTCAAGACTTGATAATCTAGGAAAAGGTGCAAGTGGAGCTGCTGTTCAATGTATGAATATCATGCTAGGACTTGAAGAATCTAAAGGCTTAGAAATAAAAAAAAGCTAG
- a CDS encoding N-acetyltransferase: protein MEIKFYKPTVADIKAMQELVKEEVEKGKILLRTEDEMATTIRSYTIVEVDGQMAGFTATHIHSPRLAEVRSLVVGEKFRGLKLGKKLVEACINEAKEYGIKQVLSLTYEKGFFESCGFREIAKEDIPEQKIWADCIRCKLFPICNEIAMVIDI, encoded by the coding sequence TTGGAAATTAAATTTTATAAACCAACAGTTGCTGATATTAAAGCTATGCAAGAGTTAGTAAAAGAAGAAGTAGAAAAAGGAAAAATTCTTTTAAGAACTGAAGATGAGATGGCTACAACAATTCGTTCTTATACTATTGTTGAAGTTGATGGACAAATGGCTGGATTTACAGCTACTCATATTCATTCTCCAAGACTTGCAGAAGTAAGAAGTTTAGTTGTAGGTGAAAAATTTCGTGGTTTGAAATTGGGTAAAAAGCTTGTAGAAGCCTGTATTAACGAAGCAAAAGAGTATGGAATAAAACAAGTTTTATCTTTAACTTATGAAAAAGGTTTTTTTGAAAGTTGTGGTTTTAGAGAAATAGCAAAAGAAGATATTCCTGAACAAAAGATTTGGGCTGACTGCATAAGATGTAAGCTTTTTCCTATTTGCAATGAAATAGCGATGGTAATTGATATTTAA
- a CDS encoding TonB-dependent receptor: MKFSKHALVASSLALVFGVNLFADEVYTIQNKTLKEALEIISKKSNLSYIANDEILETKKVNSIENIEGTQKALDKILEGTGLKAIIQNEAIVIIKEKTIGKGTVLEPISVNSGKTGTAENGYLSEDITGVGLWGKRSLQDTPYSMSVIPQELIENVQANDMAQIFKMNPITQDGGDQPSGNYYNVIRGFSSNSSVVNGMPLADFYSFTTMEDLERVETISGATGFLYGGGRVGGAVNYVTKKPTLEDKRSIKIGNYGGEQYYGHVDLSGQIDEKKIFGYRINALYQDGDSVADVGKEQKFVSVVFDYKPTDDFTIDLNYAHRELKRTNQKLIINVSSNTIRPKIDTSKSYTADWVSVDEENDRVMSNLKWNINDTFTLRSSLLYEQSDRGLIGNTIIYTRTDGLYDVDNYKYPSRPQEIESYAGNLYLDSKFETFGINHLLTTGYSENYYKYSRTRNWAVGTSLSAISLNDIKNLSIPNIIIPSSEMLPLSKTQYKNILIGDDIVFNDQWSALVGFNYATVVNTSYSAGIQSSKYDKSELTPTLSLMYKPLEDLTTYITYMESLETGGIVADTYSNAGEILDPLVSKQYEIGAKYSVNESILLTSALFRIEKANQYSDLATPMPKYVQDGEQIHQGLELTVTGKVTDNLTLFGGGTLMDIEVSESNNPALEGKKPTNAASKMAKLYAEYNIPIIQGLTVTGGAYYTGEKYGNTTNTDKIPSYTLYDAGLRYKTKLDKYPTTFLLNVSNLTDKDYWASNIYLGDPRTVAFSMKMEF; encoded by the coding sequence ATGAAGTTTTCAAAGCACGCATTAGTTGCCTCAAGTTTAGCTTTAGTTTTTGGTGTGAACTTATTTGCCGATGAAGTTTATACAATCCAAAATAAAACTCTAAAAGAGGCATTGGAGATTATATCGAAAAAATCAAACTTATCGTATATTGCAAATGATGAGATACTTGAAACAAAAAAAGTTAATAGTATAGAAAATATCGAGGGAACTCAAAAAGCTTTAGACAAAATCTTAGAAGGAACTGGACTAAAAGCTATTATTCAAAATGAAGCTATTGTAATAATAAAAGAAAAAACTATAGGAAAAGGTACAGTTTTAGAGCCAATTTCAGTTAATAGTGGTAAAACTGGAACAGCTGAAAATGGATATTTAAGTGAAGATATAACAGGTGTTGGACTATGGGGAAAAAGAAGTTTACAAGATACACCTTATTCTATGAGTGTAATACCTCAAGAACTTATTGAAAATGTTCAAGCCAATGATATGGCACAAATCTTTAAAATGAATCCTATTACTCAAGATGGTGGAGACCAACCATCAGGAAACTATTATAATGTTATAAGAGGTTTCTCTTCAAATAGTAGTGTTGTTAATGGAATGCCATTGGCAGATTTTTATAGTTTTACAACAATGGAAGATTTAGAAAGAGTTGAAACAATTAGTGGAGCAACTGGGTTTTTATATGGTGGCGGAAGAGTTGGAGGGGCTGTAAATTATGTAACAAAAAAACCAACTTTGGAAGATAAAAGAAGTATAAAAATAGGAAACTACGGTGGTGAGCAATACTATGGACATGTAGATTTAAGTGGGCAAATAGATGAAAAAAAGATTTTTGGATATAGAATCAATGCCTTATATCAAGATGGAGATAGTGTAGCAGATGTAGGAAAAGAGCAAAAATTTGTAAGTGTAGTTTTTGATTATAAACCAACTGATGATTTTACTATAGATTTAAACTATGCTCATAGAGAATTAAAAAGAACAAATCAAAAGCTTATTATTAATGTTAGTTCTAATACTATTCGACCTAAAATTGATACTAGCAAAAGTTATACAGCAGATTGGGTTTCAGTGGATGAAGAAAATGATAGAGTAATGTCAAATTTAAAATGGAACATAAATGATACTTTTACTCTTCGAAGTTCACTTCTTTATGAGCAATCAGATAGAGGATTGATTGGAAATACAATTATATATACTAGAACAGATGGTTTATATGATGTTGATAATTATAAATACCCTTCTCGTCCACAAGAAATTGAAAGTTATGCAGGAAATTTATATTTAGATAGTAAATTTGAAACTTTTGGAATAAATCATCTTTTAACTACTGGTTATTCAGAAAATTATTATAAATATTCAAGAACTAGAAATTGGGCCGTTGGTACTAGTTTATCTGCAATTTCATTAAATGATATAAAGAATTTATCTATTCCTAATATAATTATTCCAAGTAGTGAAATGTTACCACTTTCAAAAACACAATATAAAAATATTCTTATTGGTGATGATATAGTATTTAATGATCAATGGAGTGCTTTAGTTGGATTTAATTACGCTACAGTGGTAAATACAAGTTATAGTGCAGGTATACAAAGTTCAAAATATGATAAATCAGAACTTACTCCAACTTTATCTTTGATGTATAAACCTCTTGAAGATTTAACAACTTATATAACTTATATGGAAAGTTTAGAAACGGGAGGAATTGTAGCAGATACATATTCAAATGCAGGTGAAATCTTAGACCCACTTGTAAGTAAACAATATGAGATTGGAGCAAAATATTCAGTAAATGAAAGTATTTTATTAACTAGTGCTTTATTTAGAATAGAAAAAGCAAATCAATATTCAGATTTGGCAACTCCTATGCCAAAATATGTTCAAGATGGTGAACAAATTCACCAAGGGTTAGAACTTACAGTAACAGGAAAAGTTACTGATAATCTAACTTTATTTGGTGGAGGAACTTTGATGGATATTGAAGTATCAGAATCAAATAATCCTGCATTAGAAGGTAAAAAGCCTACAAATGCAGCATCGAAAATGGCAAAACTTTATGCAGAGTATAATATTCCTATAATTCAAGGCTTAACTGTAACTGGTGGAGCATATTATACTGGTGAAAAATATGGAAATACTACAAATACAGATAAGATTCCAAGTTATACTTTATATGATGCTGGACTTAGATACAAAACTAAGTTAGATAAATATCCTACAACATTTTTATTAAATGTATCAAATTTGACTGATAAAGATTATTGGGCTAGCAATATATATTTAGGTGATCCAAGAACTGTTGCATTTTCCATGAAAATGGAATTTTAA
- the lptA gene encoding lipopolysaccharide transport periplasmic protein LptA, producing MKKYLIGMVLTSTFLFAQSETLIIDAQDFQADDKKGISIFTGDVKIKMGEDKLNAQRVDVFFETDKKTNNKTPLRYEATGKADFEIVTKDKHYVGNGDKIIYSPQKEEYTIFGNGFIHEKNDDRKIYGDTIYVNQLSGEAKVKGSENKPVKFIINVERGNKETK from the coding sequence GTGAAAAAATATTTAATAGGGATGGTTTTAACTTCTACATTTTTATTTGCACAAAGTGAAACTTTGATAATTGATGCACAAGATTTTCAAGCAGATGATAAAAAAGGAATTTCTATTTTTACAGGTGATGTAAAAATAAAAATGGGTGAAGATAAATTGAATGCACAAAGAGTTGATGTATTTTTTGAAACTGATAAAAAAACAAATAATAAAACACCATTAAGATATGAAGCAACTGGAAAAGCTGATTTTGAAATTGTTACAAAAGACAAACATTACGTTGGAAATGGTGATAAAATAATCTATTCTCCACAAAAAGAAGAATATACAATTTTTGGAAATGGATTTATTCATGAAAAAAATGATGATAGAAAAATTTATGGTGATACAATTTATGTAAACCAATTAAGTGGTGAAGCAAAAGTAAAAGGTAGTGAAAATAAACCAGTTAAATTTATCATCAATGTTGAACGTGGTAATAAGGAAACAAAATAA
- a CDS encoding GrpB family protein encodes MEILKYEKIEASFKPWNEDYFAVAKALIEFISTKEFEVIHIGSTSFMVGGKGIIDLSILYKNNDLNKAVNHIKSLGFQDQISQKPFPKERPRKDGMVIFNNSKYIIHLHVIENNSIEYIKQIKYKEYMLSNPSARKEYENKKLEILKKGIIEQEAYGKEKSPFVKSIITKIDI; translated from the coding sequence TTGGAAATCTTAAAATATGAAAAAATAGAAGCTTCTTTTAAACCTTGGAATGAGGATTATTTTGCAGTTGCAAAAGCTTTGATTGAGTTTATCTCTACAAAAGAGTTTGAAGTTATACATATTGGTTCAACTTCATTTATGGTTGGTGGAAAAGGAATAATTGATTTATCAATTTTATATAAAAACAATGATTTAAACAAAGCCGTAAATCATATAAAATCTTTAGGTTTTCAAGACCAAATAAGCCAAAAACCTTTTCCAAAAGAACGTCCTAGAAAAGATGGAATGGTTATTTTTAATAATTCAAAATATATTATTCATCTGCATGTTATAGAAAACAATTCAATAGAGTATATAAAGCAGATAAAATACAAAGAATATATGCTTTCAAATCCAAGTGCAAGAAAAGAGTATGAAAACAAAAAATTAGAGATTTTGAAAAAAGGAATAATTGAACAAGAAGCGTATGGAAAAGAGAAATCTCCTTTTGTAAAATCAATTATTACTAAAATTGATATTTAA
- a CDS encoding RNA polymerase sigma factor — protein sequence MLLQYYKEISHYIFKLTGDKALAKDLTQETYAKVFEIAKNSDIEIQKAYLYKIAQNLVIDKIRKDKLLLQTSFEENEHFIDLDDYTEELILDEIRKKKLRECIKSLPPQQKKAFVFYYYKGYTRKEIAQILDISVNAVEKNISRAILKIKDEMKKDY from the coding sequence TTGCTTCTTCAATATTATAAAGAGATAAGTCATTATATTTTTAAACTCACAGGCGATAAAGCTTTAGCAAAAGATTTAACACAAGAAACGTATGCAAAAGTTTTTGAAATAGCAAAAAATTCTGATATTGAGATACAAAAAGCATATTTATATAAGATAGCTCAAAATCTAGTAATTGATAAAATAAGAAAAGATAAACTTTTATTACAAACTTCTTTTGAAGAAAATGAACATTTTATTGATCTTGATGATTATACAGAAGAGTTGATACTCGATGAGATTAGAAAGAAAAAACTAAGAGAATGTATAAAAAGTCTTCCTCCTCAACAAAAAAAAGCTTTTGTTTTTTATTATTACAAAGGTTATACAAGAAAAGAAATTGCTCAAATTTTAGATATAAGTGTAAATGCTGTTGAAAAAAACATCTCAAGAGCTATTTTGAAAATCAAAGATGAAATGAAGAAAGACTACTAA
- a CDS encoding FecR family protein: protein MNLKNEIEKQANSWLIRQKEGLTFFEQKEFELWLENKHHKKIYEENRNLIDDCLSLDDDFIKELEDEVLKDIKQKSYFNFKYISASVAILFTIVFSGYEIKRYFIPNFTQSFVSANEKILNIILPDNSIIDLDKKSQIKISYFDTKRVIDLEDGNAMFSVSKDKAKPFLIKTQNTLIEVLGTKFEVINFDNKTLINVLEGVVQVSYVANIFKTQTLAKLEKSQSLILNNEKKVYVQNTIDTNEIATWKNDLIKFNKTSLEDASSMFERYSNNKMIFEDEKLSQLKISGKFSTLHYDSFLKSIEMIYPVKMTKDGNIIKISKK from the coding sequence ATGAATTTAAAAAATGAGATAGAAAAACAAGCAAATTCTTGGCTTATAAGACAAAAAGAAGGTTTAACTTTTTTTGAACAAAAAGAGTTTGAACTTTGGCTTGAAAATAAACATCACAAAAAAATATATGAAGAAAATAGAAATTTAATAGATGATTGTTTATCTTTAGATGATGATTTTATAAAAGAGCTTGAAGATGAAGTTTTAAAAGATATAAAACAAAAATCATATTTTAATTTTAAATATATTTCAGCTTCAGTTGCTATACTTTTTACTATCGTTTTTAGCGGTTATGAAATAAAAAGATATTTTATTCCAAATTTTACTCAAAGTTTTGTAAGTGCAAATGAAAAAATTTTGAATATTATACTTCCAGATAATTCTATAATAGATTTAGATAAAAAATCGCAAATAAAAATAAGTTATTTTGATACAAAAAGAGTCATAGATTTAGAAGATGGAAATGCTATGTTTTCTGTATCAAAAGATAAAGCTAAACCTTTTTTAATAAAAACTCAAAATACTTTGATTGAAGTTTTAGGAACAAAATTTGAAGTGATAAATTTTGATAATAAAACACTAATAAATGTTTTAGAAGGAGTTGTTCAGGTGAGTTATGTGGCAAATATTTTTAAAACTCAAACTTTAGCTAAACTTGAAAAATCTCAGTCTCTTATTTTAAATAATGAAAAAAAAGTTTATGTTCAAAATACAATAGATACAAATGAAATAGCAACTTGGAAAAATGATTTAATAAAGTTTAATAAAACAAGTTTAGAAGATGCTAGTTCTATGTTTGAAAGATACTCAAATAATAAAATGATATTTGAAGATGAAAAATTATCACAATTAAAAATATCAGGAAAATTTTCAACTTTACACTATGATAGCTTTTTAAAATCAATAGAGATGATTTATCCAGTTAAAATGACAAAAGATGGAAATATAATAAAAATTAGTAAAAAATAA
- a CDS encoding aminotransferase-like domain-containing protein gives MKKYLLNSRAVLCNTEQIVITNGFSNSMFLLANILKRISNKVAIESPGYRVARKVFELSSFEINDIPVNKDSLDLNFLEKSDSKILYTTPSHQFPTGVTMPIANRIKLINWAKNNDAFIIEDDYDSELSYYNRPIPSMQSLENSDRVIYLGTFSKALSPALRVSYIVLPNCLLDIYHDVFDFVFSQIPIDIQKTLTLFLKEGYWEKHLRKIRNSNRKKHNLMKEYLKIYLKNEIKILREGSGLNFLIKPLVNIDLEKLEKTAQEKDVKIYFKEFFNLEKVIALGFGGFEEFEIENAIKTFSEIWFEVKRV, from the coding sequence ATAAAAAAATATCTTCTAAACTCAAGAGCAGTTTTGTGTAACACAGAACAAATTGTCATCACAAATGGATTTTCTAATTCTATGTTTCTTTTAGCAAATATTTTAAAAAGAATTTCAAATAAAGTTGCTATTGAATCTCCTGGATATAGAGTTGCAAGAAAAGTATTTGAGTTATCTTCTTTTGAAATAAATGACATTCCTGTAAATAAAGATAGTTTAGATTTGAATTTTTTAGAAAAAAGTGATTCAAAGATTTTATATACAACTCCTTCACATCAATTTCCAACTGGAGTTACAATGCCAATTGCAAATAGAATAAAACTTATAAATTGGGCGAAGAACAATGATGCTTTTATCATTGAAGATGATTATGATAGTGAACTAAGCTATTATAATCGCCCTATTCCTTCTATGCAAAGTTTAGAAAATAGTGATAGAGTTATCTATTTAGGTACTTTTTCAAAAGCTCTTTCTCCTGCTTTGAGAGTATCTTATATTGTTTTGCCAAACTGTTTATTGGATATTTATCATGATGTTTTTGATTTTGTATTTTCACAAATTCCAATAGATATTCAAAAAACATTAACACTTTTTTTAAAAGAAGGTTATTGGGAAAAACATCTTAGAAAAATCAGAAATTCAAATAGAAAAAAACATAACTTAATGAAAGAGTATTTAAAAATCTATTTAAAAAATGAGATAAAAATCTTAAGAGAAGGAAGTGGATTAAACTTTTTGATAAAACCACTTGTAAATATTGATTTAGAAAAGCTTGAAAAAACAGCCCAAGAAAAAGATGTAAAAATCTATTTTAAAGAGTTTTTTAATCTTGAAAAAGTCATAGCTTTAGGATTTGGTGGTTTTGAAGAGTTTGAAATAGAAAATGCAATAAAAACTTTTAGTGAAATTTGGTTTGAAGTTAAAAGAGTTTAA
- a CDS encoding GntR family transcriptional regulator, translating into MYKFDNNSPLYIQLYEQMKNEIKNMLKAGVKLPSIRKIANDYKLSKTTVQTAYNQLCCEGYIQSFEKSGYYVCEEIYQKFNSQIENKKDRIKEEKNYKINFFPASLDKNSFPKQTWLKLYNKVVKEDVHYGVYSNFKVIMS; encoded by the coding sequence ATGTATAAATTTGATAACAATTCACCTCTTTATATTCAACTTTATGAACAAATGAAAAATGAAATAAAAAATATGCTAAAAGCTGGAGTAAAACTTCCTTCCATAAGAAAAATAGCAAATGATTATAAACTTAGTAAAACAACTGTTCAAACTGCTTATAATCAACTTTGTTGTGAAGGATACATACAAAGTTTTGAAAAGAGTGGTTATTATGTTTGTGAAGAGATTTACCAGAAATTCAACTCTCAAATTGAAAATAAAAAAGATAGAATAAAAGAAGAGAAAAACTATAAAATAAACTTTTTTCCTGCAAGTCTTGATAAAAATTCTTTTCCAAAACAAACGTGGTTAAAACTTTATAATAAAGTTGTAAAAGAAGATGTTCATTATGGAGTTTATTCAAATTTCAAGGTGATTATGAGCTAA
- a CDS encoding pyridoxamine 5'-phosphate oxidase family protein: MRRDEFNINDKNSIDEILKACEYGTLSLISDEKPYVVALNFVEYNNAIYFHGAKEGKKIEAIKSNPNAAFLVVKPYSFIPSYFSDTMAACPATQFFASVLLEGKLSFIEDGDKKADILNALMKKFQNEDSFEKIAYNKAMYTKMLDKTAIIELKIETQSCKIKVGQNLNEERKNKFLEKLKNRNSQIDNETIKQMKIHS; the protein is encoded by the coding sequence ATGAGAAGAGATGAATTTAATATAAATGATAAAAATAGTATAGATGAAATATTAAAAGCTTGTGAATATGGAACTTTAAGTCTTATAAGTGACGAAAAACCTTATGTTGTTGCTTTGAATTTTGTAGAATATAATAATGCAATATATTTTCATGGAGCAAAAGAAGGGAAAAAGATTGAAGCTATAAAATCAAATCCAAATGCAGCTTTTTTAGTAGTAAAACCTTATTCATTTATACCTTCATATTTTAGTGATACAATGGCAGCTTGTCCTGCAACTCAATTTTTTGCTTCAGTATTGCTTGAAGGAAAATTGAGTTTTATAGAAGATGGAGATAAAAAAGCTGATATTTTAAATGCTTTGATGAAAAAGTTTCAAAACGAAGATAGTTTTGAAAAAATTGCTTATAATAAAGCAATGTACACAAAAATGCTTGATAAAACAGCAATTATTGAGTTAAAGATTGAAACTCAAAGTTGTAAAATAAAAGTAGGGCAAAACTTAAATGAAGAGAGAAAAAATAAATTTTTAGAAAAATTAAAAAATAGAAATTCACAAATAGATAATGAAACTATAAAACAGATGAAAATACATAGTTAA
- a CDS encoding KdsC family phosphatase: protein MIELIVLDVDGTLTDGKITYSTSGEELKSFSVADGLAIASWAKDLGKKAAIITGRDSSITERRAKELHITHIYQGVENKQAVLENILKEENLSWNQVAAIGDDLNDYKMLKKVGLSFTPANGSHYIKSFVNVVCQNKGGNGAVREMIEYILKEDNLEEEFLSLWQ, encoded by the coding sequence ATGATTGAATTGATTGTTTTAGATGTTGATGGAACATTAACAGATGGTAAAATTACATATTCAACAAGTGGTGAAGAACTAAAATCTTTTAGCGTTGCAGATGGTTTAGCAATAGCTTCTTGGGCAAAAGATTTAGGTAAAAAAGCTGCGATAATTACAGGAAGAGATTCTTCAATTACTGAAAGAAGAGCAAAAGAACTTCATATTACGCATATTTATCAAGGTGTTGAAAATAAACAAGCAGTTTTAGAAAATATTTTAAAAGAAGAAAATTTATCTTGGAATCAAGTTGCAGCTATTGGTGATGATTTAAACGATTATAAAATGTTAAAAAAAGTAGGACTTTCTTTTACTCCAGCAAATGGAAGCCATTATATAAAAAGTTTTGTAAATGTTGTTTGTCAAAATAAAGGTGGTAATGGTGCTGTTAGAGAGATGATTGAATATATTTTAAAAGAAGATAATTTAGAAGAGGAATTTTTAAGTTTATGGCAATAA
- the lptC gene encoding LPS export ABC transporter periplasmic protein LptC → MAIKSFITTLLVVAFIVYFIPTTNINKNQDNKDIPLLIFEKPVMYTLNENSVNRVVIASNAVRYENRDEMFNADIILKNQDPSQDFNNERLNADKIVKRGGIYTLTDNVKYKRDDFIKINTNYLIYDDINKIAKNDKPFESVYNSHSYKGTNLYLDLNNSNIKSKNAHFEIDLNKTKKEK, encoded by the coding sequence ATGGCAATAAAATCTTTTATAACAACTCTTTTAGTTGTGGCATTTATTGTTTATTTTATTCCTACAACTAACATAAATAAAAATCAAGATAACAAAGATATTCCTTTATTGATATTTGAAAAACCAGTTATGTATACATTAAATGAAAATAGCGTAAATAGAGTTGTAATTGCATCAAATGCAGTAAGATATGAAAATAGAGATGAAATGTTTAATGCAGATATAATATTAAAAAATCAAGATCCCTCACAAGATTTTAACAATGAAAGATTAAATGCTGATAAAATAGTTAAAAGAGGTGGAATTTACACTTTAACTGATAATGTAAAATATAAAAGAGATGATTTTATAAAAATAAATACAAATTATTTGATATATGATGATATTAACAAAATTGCAAAAAATGATAAACCTTTTGAAAGTGTATATAATTCGCACTCATATAAAGGAACAAATTTATATTTAGATTTAAACAATAGCAATATAAAATCTAAAAATGCTCATTTTGAAATAGATTTAAACAAAACTAAAAAGGAAAAATAG
- the yihA gene encoding ribosome biogenesis GTP-binding protein YihA/YsxC, protein MTIVDAKFLQSAQSVNDSPAPNVAEVAFLGRSNVGKSSMLNSLTSRNGLAKSSSTPGKTQLINYFEIKFKTKSEETPYLFARFVDLPGFGYAKVAKSLKAEWNRNLTGYLQLRPNLQIFVHLIDSRHPELEIDKNVDEFLKEIKRGDQIIINAFTKIDKLNSSELSKLKRDYPDGIFLSNLKKRGIIDLQDRITGYLFGN, encoded by the coding sequence ATGACTATTGTTGATGCAAAGTTTTTGCAATCTGCACAAAGTGTAAATGATTCTCCTGCACCAAATGTTGCTGAAGTTGCATTTTTGGGTCGGTCAAATGTAGGAAAATCTTCAATGTTAAATAGTTTGACTTCTAGAAATGGTTTAGCAAAATCATCTTCAACTCCAGGGAAAACTCAACTTATAAACTATTTTGAGATTAAATTTAAAACAAAAAGTGAAGAAACTCCATATTTATTTGCTAGATTTGTAGATTTACCAGGTTTTGGTTATGCAAAAGTGGCAAAAAGTTTAAAAGCAGAGTGGAATAGAAATCTAACAGGATATTTGCAATTAAGACCAAATTTACAAATTTTTGTTCATCTAATAGATTCAAGACACCCTGAACTTGAAATTGATAAAAATGTTGATGAATTTTTAAAAGAGATAAAAAGAGGCGATCAAATAATTATAAATGCTTTTACAAAGATTGATAAACTAAATAGCAGTGAGTTATCAAAACTAAAACGAGATTACCCTGATGGAATTTTTTTATCAAATCTTAAAAAAAGAGGTATAATTGACCTTCAAGATAGAATAACAGGATATTTATTTGGAAATTAA
- the hisB gene encoding imidazoleglycerol-phosphate dehydratase HisB, with protein sequence MVEINRKTKETDIKCKLNLDGCGKININTGVGFFDHMLEALSKHSGIDIDLTCSGDLHIDAHHTVEDCGIVLGQALKKAIFPISAVERYGNATVVMDEAATTCALDLSNRPFLVYEVNVSGKVGDFDVELVEEFFHAVAGNAGLTVHIIQDRGRNKHHILEASFKAFAVALRRALVKNEKLGIPSTKGVL encoded by the coding sequence ATGGTAGAAATAAATAGAAAAACAAAAGAAACAGATATAAAATGTAAACTTAATTTAGATGGTTGTGGAAAAATCAACATTAATACTGGTGTTGGTTTTTTTGATCATATGCTAGAAGCTTTATCTAAACATAGTGGAATAGATATTGATTTAACTTGTAGTGGTGATTTACATATTGATGCGCATCATACAGTTGAAGACTGTGGAATAGTTTTAGGACAAGCTTTAAAAAAAGCAATATTCCCAATTTCTGCAGTTGAAAGATATGGAAATGCAACAGTCGTTATGGATGAAGCAGCAACTACATGTGCATTAGATTTATCAAATAGACCTTTTTTAGTTTATGAAGTAAATGTAAGTGGTAAAGTTGGTGATTTTGATGTAGAGCTTGTTGAAGAATTTTTTCATGCAGTTGCAGGAAATGCTGGTTTAACAGTTCATATTATTCAAGATAGAGGAAGAAACAAACACCATATTTTAGAAGCTAGTTTCAAAGCATTTGCTGTAGCTCTTAGACGGGCTTTAGTAAAAAATGAAAAATTAGGAATTCCTAGTACAAAAGGTGTTTTATGA